The Silvibacterium dinghuense DNA window GGGGTCTCAGCGTCTACACACCGGTCATCGTAAAGTACCGCGACGAGAAGACCGACCTCAGCGCCACGCTCGAAGACCTGCTGCGCTAAGCCTGTCGACATAGAAACGCATAGAGAATAAAAACTTAACGCCAAATTGTCATCCCGACCGAAGCGAGCCAAAGGCGAGCGAAGTGGAGGGACCTGCGGTTAACGCCTGTCCGGGTAGGAAACCACTGGCTTCTCCACTCCGCAGGACAATAAAGCTGTCCTGCTCCGGTCGAAATGACCATGATTTGCCTGGGCTATAGGTCGATACCCCTAACGCATCTCCAGATCTGCAAAAGGCTCCGCCAAAACCGGAGCCTATCTTTATTCCCTGTATCTGCTCCGGTACGCGCCACTTTTCAATCCTGCCTCCGTCGATATATGGTAGGCAGTCGCTCTGCGTCCGGGCCGTTTCGACCCCGCCGGGCGGCCGCATCGAATGTTTTGGAGTACCTGCTTATGTCGACCACCTTGCTGCATCCCGAAGTTGCTCTTCCGAAAGACTTTCTTCCCCTCAACGGCACCGATCACGTCGAATTTTATGTGGGAAATGCCCGTCAGGCGGCCTACTTCTACCGTGCCGCCTTTGGCATGAAGCTCGTCGCCTACGCCGGTCCCGAGACCGGACGCCGCGATCGCGCCTCCTATGTCCTGCAACAGGGCAAAATCCGCTTCGTTCTCACTACCGCGCTCCGTCCTGATGGCGAGATCGCGCAGCATGTCCACATTCACGGTGACGGTGTCCGCGACGTAGCCCTCATGGTCGACGACGCGCGGCAGGCCTGGAAGGAGACCACCAAGCGCGGCGCCCGCTCCATCCGCGAGCCCTTTGAGATGCAGGACGAGTACGGCCGCGTCCGCCTCTCCTCGATCGCCACCTATGGCGACACCATCCACACCTTTGTCGAACGCGGTGATTACGCCGGTCCGTTCCTGCCCGGCTACCGCGCCGAGCCAGAAGACCTGATCGCCCGGCCAACCGGCCTGCTCTATATCGACCACATGGTCGGCAACGTCGGCTGGAACGAGATGAACCGCTGGGTCGATTTCTACGCCGACACCCTCGGCTTCTCGCTCTATCAGCACTTCGACGACAAGGACATCTCGACCGAGTATTCGGCACTGATGTCGAAGGTGATGGCCAACGGCAACGGCCGCGTGAAATTCCCCATCAACGAGCCCGCCGAAGGTCGGCACAAGTCGCAGATCGAAGAGTATCTCGAATTCTACCACGGCCCCGGCGTGCAGCATATCGCCATGGCCACGCACGACATCCTCTCCACCGTCTCGCAGATGCAGGCGCAGGGCATCGGCTTCCTCAAAGTCCCGCACACGTACTACACGCAGCTCGAGCAGCGCATCGGCAAGATCGACGAACCGATCGAAGAACTCGAACGCCTCGGCATCCTCGTCGACCGCGACGACGAAGGCTACATGCTGCAGATCTTCACCCGGCCGGTCGAAGACCGCCCGACGCTGTTCTACGAGATCATCCAGCGCAAGGGCAGCCGCAGCTTCGGCAAGGGCAACTTCAAGGCGCTCTTTGAAGCCATTGAACGCGAACAGGCCGAGCGCGGAAACCTGTAAGGCGCATTCCGATCCGAAACCCTTTGCGAAACTTCGCGTTTGGGGGATGAAACGAAATATGGGCACCTTATCCAAACCTGATTTTGGCTTGGATAAGGTGCCGGCGTGTGCTCCAGGTCTCAACTTGAGACGTGGAAAAGCATGCTGGCCATGAAAAATGCTCTACTGAAGAGTGAACACCGCCAGCCCCGCTCCGCCCGCTGCCGCCCGCATAGAAACCCGCATCGCTCCTCTTCGCGAAAAGCTCGCCGCACACCCGCTCTATCTCGAAATCCGCACCCTGGCTGAACTCCGTCTCTTCATGGAGTCGCATGTCTTTGCCGTGTGGGATTTCATGAGCCTGCTCAAGAGCCTGCAGCGCACGCTCACCTCGGTCTCTGTGCCATGGGTGCCGACACCGTTTCCAGCCAGCCGCCGCTTCCTCAATGAAATCGTCCTCGGCGAGGAGAGCGACCTCTACGACGGCCAGCCGGCAAGTCACTTTGAAATGTACCTGTCCGCCATGCGGCAGGCGGGAGCCTCAACCGCCGCTATCGATGCGCTGCTCGGCAACGCACCGACCGGCAACGTGATCTTCGCCGCCGAGACACCCGCCGAGGCCCGTGCCTTCGTTGAGGACACCT harbors:
- the hppD gene encoding 4-hydroxyphenylpyruvate dioxygenase, which codes for MSTTLLHPEVALPKDFLPLNGTDHVEFYVGNARQAAYFYRAAFGMKLVAYAGPETGRRDRASYVLQQGKIRFVLTTALRPDGEIAQHVHIHGDGVRDVALMVDDARQAWKETTKRGARSIREPFEMQDEYGRVRLSSIATYGDTIHTFVERGDYAGPFLPGYRAEPEDLIARPTGLLYIDHMVGNVGWNEMNRWVDFYADTLGFSLYQHFDDKDISTEYSALMSKVMANGNGRVKFPINEPAEGRHKSQIEEYLEFYHGPGVQHIAMATHDILSTVSQMQAQGIGFLKVPHTYYTQLEQRIGKIDEPIEELERLGILVDRDDEGYMLQIFTRPVEDRPTLFYEIIQRKGSRSFGKGNFKALFEAIEREQAERGNL
- a CDS encoding DUF3050 domain-containing protein codes for the protein MNTASPAPPAAARIETRIAPLREKLAAHPLYLEIRTLAELRLFMESHVFAVWDFMSLLKSLQRTLTSVSVPWVPTPFPASRRFLNEIVLGEESDLYDGQPASHFEMYLSAMRQAGASTAAIDALLGNAPTGNVIFAAETPAEARAFVEDTFRIIERGSPAAQAGAFAFGREDLIPAMFRALVRDLNHELSGRLDRFVWYLERHIEVDGDDHGPLALGMVADLCGDSAERWEEAARAAETALQSRLALWDGILSRIEKHRVISG